In the genome of Gemmatimonadota bacterium, the window TGCGCCGAAGACGGTGATGACGACGAGGGGATCTACCTGCGAGACTCGCCCGCCCGAGAGCGCGAACAGAAGTCCGAGCGGAAGGCCGAGCAATAACAGTTTGGTGAAGATGAACAAGACCACGAACCCTGCTCCGCGGAGGGCCCAGATTCGCGCGTCGCGCAGCGGCCGAAACTCGTCAGTCACGTCCACGTCGGCTCCTCACGAATCTCTCGGTAGCTCGAACTCTGTTCGCTCAACCTAACGTCAAGTTGTGCTGCGGCCGCTTCCATAAGATGCGGTTGGGCGGCCGTGCGGTACCTTCAGGTACGATAAAGCACGGCCGCCCAACCGCTACCCCAGCGCGGCCGTCTGCACCAACTGCCGTTAGCCCGTGCGGGCGCCGAGCTCGTTACGGCGACGCCTGCAGTCGTGCTTCTAGCTCCACGGTTCGCACGTGACACCGATCCGCCGTCACGCGCACGCCGCGTCGTTCCCAGAGCTGGTAGCCTGGCCGCCGCACGCGAACGTTATACGTGCCCTCTCGCTCAGCGCTCTGAAGCGCCCAGAGCGGCATGGTATTGTACATGAGCTGGTCGATCGGAAAGGACACCGAATCTCGATATGCTCCGTCCTCGAGGATCAATGTGGAGCCGGCGCCCAGGCCCACGCGCGAGACCGAATCGACGACCGTGACCGCGATCGAGGCGCGCGCTTCCAAGCTGCAGTCGAAGAAGACTCGATCGGCGTCACAGGCGGCGAACGCGAGTAATGCGGACGCGCCGACACACACACGGCGGGCGGCGCGTCGGTGCGATGTACCGCGCGTGGCGGTGCGCATGTCCACGGCACTCAATCGTGATTCCATGGCGCTGCGTCTCCTTGGGGCACAGCAACCCGCGATCTCGGTCTCATCGGGCTAACGTCAAGTTGTGCTGTGGCCGATTCAATAGATGCGGGTTGGCGGCCACGGCCGACCCTGCAGTACGATGAGGCCGGGGCCGCCAACCCGCTACCCCAGCCGGCCATCAGCACCAACTGTCGTTAGGGCGCACAGAGCACCGACGCGAGAAGTTCGCGTTCACTGCGCCGCAGGGTACCGGATTGCCGAACCGTGCGCATGAACTCCTCAGCCCCGATGCGAAGTCTCATGAGATCCTCGGGCAGCTCGCCTGTCGCAGGCGCGTCGCCGCTGCCACGGTGGACGAAGACCAAGTGCACGATACCCGCCGGAGTATGCGCCACCGCTGCGGTTTGGACCGGGACACCGAGGTGCTGCAGGATGATAAACGCGAACCGACCGGCGGCGGCCCACGGG includes:
- a CDS encoding carboxypeptidase regulatory-like domain-containing protein, with amino-acid sequence MRTATRGTSHRRAARRVCVGASALLAFAACDADRVFFDCSLEARASIAVTVVDSVSRVGLGAGSTLILEDGAYRDSVSFPIDQLMYNTMPLWALQSAEREGTYNVRVRRPGYQLWERRGVRVTADRCHVRTVELEARLQASP